The sequence below is a genomic window from Poecilia reticulata strain Guanapo unplaced genomic scaffold, Guppy_female_1.0+MT scaffold_2668, whole genome shotgun sequence.
AGGTGGGTCGTGATGAAACCACGTAGATTTTCCCAGAGATGGAGTTGTGTGACGTTCCCAGGCTTTATTTGTCTCAGGGTTTGGGCTCGCCGGTGGGCACCATGCTGGCCGGACCTCGGGACTTCATATCCAGAGCAGTGCGCTGCCGTAAAGCCGTAGGCGGGGGGATGCGACAGACTGGTGTCCTTGCAGCAGCYGGAAAGCTGTCTTTGTTGGAGATGGTAGGACGGCTTGAGGATGATCACCACAATGCYAAAACCTTTGCTCTGGGTGAGT
It includes:
- the LOC103461600 gene encoding probable low-specificity L-threonine aldolase 2, producing the protein MDGARVMNAAVALGVPPSSILQHTHTVSVCLSKGLGSPVGTMLAGPRDFISRAVRCRKAVGGGMRQTGVLAAAGKLSLLEMVGRLEDDHHNAKTFALGEWLTIPYLRKR